The window TTTATAAATCTGGTAATAATAAAAATGTTCTTTGTTTATAAATTTTATTGGATAGAATCGGCTTTTTTGTTTAAATTCTCTATCTGAAACCTTCGCCGTTATAATATCTCTTAATTTATTCATACCCGAGCCATACTCTAACGGCCTCTTATTCTGCCAAACAATATCTTTTGGTAAGGCATCTTGGAATGCCTTACGCAAAATCCACTTTCCCAAAAGTTTACCGTTTTCTTTTTTAATTTTGAGCTCCGGGCTAATCCTGAGAGAAAAATCAATAAGCTCTTTATCTAAAAAGGGCTGCGCTATTTTAATTTTAAAAAATTGCCCAATTTTATTAGAGCCAAATTTCATTCTGCGGGTTATTTTCTTAATATAGGCTTCTAAGTCACCTATTTTTTGCATAAAATCGTAACCGGCAAAAAGTTCATCGCTTCCATCGCCGGTCATTACTGCATTAATCCCCAATTCTTGGGCCTTTTTTAAGCCGAAATATACTGTTAAATCATTGGGAATAGCTGGATCAAAGGTCTTGAGTATCTTTATTACCTCTGGAACTGCCTCTTGTGCCTCATCAATACTGACCTTGTTCTGAAAATGCTCTATTCTAAGAAGCCCGGCTAAAGAAGTAGCGAACTTTACATCTTTTCCCTTTGAGTTTAAACTAACTGTGATTGCTTTAACCCCAGAATCAAAACTAGCCAAAATAGCCGAGTCTAAGCCCCCAGAAAAAAGTAAAGCCGGGGTTTTGTTTTTCTGAATTGCCGTAGTCAATTTTGCTCTTAATTTTAAAACTATGTCTTTCATCTAATCTTTTTTAGAGCAGCAATAAGTTTCAAATTTTCTTTATGCGAACGCACAGCTATACGGATATATTTATCGTTTAAATTTCTAAAATTGCTACAATCCCTGACGAGAATTCCTTTTTGGAGCAGCGATTTTTGTAAAGCCTTTGCGGTTATTCTGCCATTTTCAATCTTTAGCAAAAGGAAATTTGTTACTGAAGGATAAAGCCTTAACCATTTTATTTTGGTCAATTCTCTAAAAAGAAATTGTCTCTGGTTTTCTATAAGTTTATGGGTCTTTTTGATGTACTCTCTATCGTTTAAAATTAACTCTGCTGCTAATTGGGCTAAACAATTTGTGCTCCAGGGAGGCTGCTGCTGTCTTAACCGGGCGATAACCTCTTTATGGGCAACAAGATATCCGATTCTTAATCCCGGCAGGGCAAAAAATTTAGTAAAGCTACGCAGGACAATTATTTTTGTGCACTTTGTGGCCTTCCAGATGAATGTGTAATTCTTCTGGTCGGGTAAAAAATCCATAAACGCCTCGTCAATAACAAGTAATTTTTTAGGCAGTTTGTCATTTTCTAAAATAAGATTACCTGTGGGATTATTGGGATTGCAGAGAAAAGAAATATCTGCGCTGCCAAGCTGAGATATATTGAGGCGGAAGCCTTCTTTCTCTTTAAGTCTTACAAAGCGAATTTTACTCTTTACGCTTCTTGCCGCACGTTCATATTCCGAAAAGGCAGGTGTAGCTATACGGGTGGTCTTGGGCTTGAAAGCCGACATAATAAGATAGATAAATTCCACAGAGCCATTGCCGGGAAGGACATTCTCTTTATCTATCCTCCAGTATTTAGCGATTTTTTGGGTAATATTGTTTGCTTTGGAATCAGGATAATGCAGGATTCTATCAAAATTTTTATAAATAGCTTTCTTCGCGCTTTGCGGCAAACCCAAAGGATTGATATTTGCGCTAAAGTCGATTATTTCTTTTCCGTATCTTTGCCTAACCTCGTAGATATTCCCGCCGTGCAAAAAATCTACATAACCCATTTTAACAATACTCCTAAGGAAAGCATAAGCAAAGATGTCACAAAACTCATAGCCAGGGCCTCATTTATTAATGAAGGCCTTGCCGGCCTTCCATCTTTTCCAAGGTATGGTTTTTCCAAAAGTTTGCCCTGATATGTAGAAGGCCCTCCTAACCTTACCCCCAGGGCAGCGGCCATAGCGGCAATTGAAACCCCGCTATTTGGAGAAGGGTGTTTCCTGCCGTCCCTTAACATCGTCTTAAAAGCCAAGCGAACGTCATTACGAGGGTTCACAATGATAGAAGAAATTGATAGCAGGAACCCGGAGATTCGCGCCGGAATAAAATTGGCGATGTCATCTACTTTGGCCGCAAACCAGCCAAAACGAAGGTACTCCTCATTTCTATATCCTACCATCGAATCAAGTGTGTTTATGCTCTTGTAAGCAAAAGCCAAAACGGGCCCCCCTAAAATCAGATAAATTAGAGGTGCCACAATCCCGTCATTGGCGCTCTCGGCAATGCTTTCTATTGTAGCCGCTGTTATTTTTTCTTTGCTCAAATTTTGGGTATCTCTGCCTACAATTTTAGAAAGTTGCCTGCGGGCTTCAACTATAGAGTCTTTTTCTACCTCTTTCAAAATTGCTTTCGCTTTAACCCGTAAATCCCTTACGGAAAGAGAGCAGTAACCTAAATAGACCCAGGCCAAATTCCCCAGGAAAGGGTTCAATTTCCTTGAGAGTTCTATAAACAAACAGGCAAAACAAGCACTTATTCCCATGACACTCAAG is drawn from Patescibacteria group bacterium and contains these coding sequences:
- a CDS encoding threonine-phosphate decarboxylase, producing the protein MGYVDFLHGGNIYEVRQRYGKEIIDFSANINPLGLPQSAKKAIYKNFDRILHYPDSKANNITQKIAKYWRIDKENVLPGNGSVEFIYLIMSAFKPKTTRIATPAFSEYERAARSVKSKIRFVRLKEKEGFRLNISQLGSADISFLCNPNNPTGNLILENDKLPKKLLVIDEAFMDFLPDQKNYTFIWKATKCTKIIVLRSFTKFFALPGLRIGYLVAHKEVIARLRQQQPPWSTNCLAQLAAELILNDREYIKKTHKLIENQRQFLFRELTKIKWLRLYPSVTNFLLLKIENGRITAKALQKSLLQKGILVRDCSNFRNLNDKYIRIAVRSHKENLKLIAALKKIR
- the cobD gene encoding cobalamin biosynthesis protein CobD produces the protein MLLVISSYIADLVFGDPEGFAHPVRGMGRLINFLDDRLRGNAGQRKERMKGAILTLSVMGISACFACLFIELSRKLNPFLGNLAWVYLGYCSLSVRDLRVKAKAILKEVEKDSIVEARRQLSKIVGRDTQNLSKEKITAATIESIAESANDGIVAPLIYLILGGPVLAFAYKSINTLDSMVGYRNEEYLRFGWFAAKVDDIANFIPARISGFLLSISSIIVNPRNDVRLAFKTMLRDGRKHPSPNSGVSIAAMAAALGVRLGGPSTYQGKLLEKPYLGKDGRPARPSLINEALAMSFVTSLLMLSLGVLLKWVM